One genomic segment of Brevibacillus laterosporus LMG 15441 includes these proteins:
- a CDS encoding PTS sugar transporter subunit IIC gives MMEKIMTFMNESFSPRVNKITKNPWVSSIQDAVMTILPLILVGSLITIVSLLNSVFSWLPDFSLINTFTFGLLGLFVSFLIPYFIMEKKKLDNKKLIAGSTGLALYLFLLSPVILENGQIQFMLDRFGATGMFLSLIVGLFVGFVLVQFSKFSFFSEDSSIPDFIVVWFDTLIPITLIMLTGWLIGVQAKIDFFEVILAIFKPLSNIVQSYPGFVLSVFIPAFLYTFGISGWVMMPVIYPVYLSGLAENAQVAASGGTPSNIAVMETLYAFTSMGGIGTTLPLVIMMFFLGKSMRMKAIGQATIVPSIFNINEPLMFGAPIVFNPFLMIPMWITAIVIPSITYWVLHAGWVSIPTKTFMLWYLPMPISSYLATQDWRAIVLAMILFVVAFMIFFPFFKAYDIQERKKELEVSEYEQ, from the coding sequence ATGATGGAGAAAATAATGACTTTTATGAACGAATCGTTTAGTCCAAGGGTTAATAAAATCACGAAAAACCCGTGGGTATCATCGATCCAGGATGCGGTTATGACTATTCTGCCTCTAATCCTTGTCGGTTCGCTAATTACGATTGTCAGTCTATTAAATAGTGTATTTTCGTGGCTCCCTGATTTTTCTTTAATTAATACATTTACATTCGGTCTGCTGGGCTTATTCGTTTCCTTCTTAATCCCATATTTCATTATGGAGAAAAAGAAACTCGATAATAAAAAGCTAATAGCAGGCTCAACAGGTTTGGCTCTTTATCTGTTCTTATTGTCGCCAGTCATCTTGGAGAACGGACAAATTCAGTTCATGCTAGATCGATTTGGAGCAACTGGTATGTTCCTGTCATTGATAGTCGGCTTGTTTGTTGGATTTGTACTTGTTCAATTCTCCAAATTCTCGTTTTTCTCAGAGGATTCATCAATTCCGGACTTTATCGTTGTTTGGTTTGACACACTTATTCCGATTACGCTGATTATGCTGACTGGATGGCTGATTGGTGTTCAAGCAAAAATTGATTTCTTTGAAGTAATCCTAGCGATCTTTAAACCATTATCAAATATTGTTCAAAGTTATCCTGGATTTGTTTTATCTGTCTTCATTCCAGCGTTTCTGTACACTTTTGGTATTAGCGGCTGGGTGATGATGCCAGTTATTTATCCCGTTTATTTATCAGGTCTTGCCGAAAATGCACAAGTAGCAGCATCTGGAGGAACCCCATCCAATATCGCAGTTATGGAAACGCTTTATGCCTTTACAAGCATGGGTGGAATCGGAACAACCTTACCTCTCGTTATCATGATGTTCTTCCTAGGAAAATCAATGCGTATGAAAGCTATTGGACAGGCAACGATCGTTCCCTCTATCTTTAATATCAATGAACCATTAATGTTTGGGGCGCCAATAGTCTTTAACCCATTTTTAATGATTCCGATGTGGATCACTGCAATTGTTATTCCGAGTATTACGTACTGGGTGCTGCATGCAGGCTGGGTAAGTATCCCGACGAAGACTTTCATGCTTTGGTATTTGCCAATGCCGATTTCATCATATTTGGCAACTCAAGATTGGAGAGCTATCGTTTTAGCAATGATATTATTTGTCGTAGCATTTATGATCTTCTTCCCGTTCTTTAAAGCTTACGATATTCAAGAGAGGAAGAAAGAATTAGAAGTAAGCGAATATGAACAGTAA